A window of the Plasmodium vivax chromosome 12, whole genome shotgun sequence genome harbors these coding sequences:
- a CDS encoding hypothetical protein, conserved (encoded by transcript PVX_118640A) → MKNYAIFQRDEKKLLFEKFERDITNLLKIYNVFFVIGILEFEEFIKLALVLYEKKFHTLNENSRLCISFSDKIFAHCYDLIEDDLRDFFTPLLSDHDEKEEGSAHQNDKIGLLDEATLLQKILLDPLLIEFNVIILTNVHRRLVKTDLILALLKKILLKRSDLVIFIFSNCLVGSVLTFFSSHQGVPIFPHGESSSVGEEEEHDRVSHKRDVSNAKKWKAKIEQRESEDEVRAEVRGEKSLGHFHREKQTSVAMREKHFVAKIYKGEGIKGDGKDTEEYVSLKGVAHGSESKGLPTQNERSADNFLKEKEDALPEYHIYKNKHERRNYGRGDIGGKKHFSIRNKKMKDLISRKKYYVRSRSNTLSSDEGDKEKGIPRGDSKNLDVSPADVEKGRNVRNSLFEHSAKHCMMYEQEDADFLNSSGINLPHNGKDQIGNKLEEWKKFAEGIGKVNKEINVFVFHISNESTYGERARSKAGEPVSGDIYYLKKRCANYLHTCIVLASNLFRNKKRSRENVLLFLNNEYEIDVVKRGLQNGGIENGHIIIVNDVHEEDPDWGELRDKIIILKDAEFFYKKVKNVKYVIDPCFVKDEIYDYDLNVTNKYTIMCSRSKCEERRLVCSDTICYRLITEDDYMNLLNEGCVPEILKRDIFYNIFFLKTLGMKNVCSFDFVTAPMVIALKRCFEMLYILKLMDMDGNVTDKKLSLLICHLPLKFKYSVFLLNSIKYRCVYEVVVIVSMLINEPIFLYNHKNVERVKAMRLPLMAEESDLLSYYNIFQNFEKAKDRKSFCYENFLAYKSVKKATKFFYRLKRILHNFGIEMEKSNNVECILKAKICSFFYNVSKVVSDNSYKLLNGRGANELFYLDQLSVLNESEQQRRKFIVYTDAYSNNESKIFVRHASVIDPLWLVTECPSYFSNRHCAKLEGMEV, encoded by the coding sequence atgaaaaattatgccATATTCCAGAGGGATGAAAAGAAGCtgctttttgaaaaattcgaAAGGGACAtaacaaatttgttaaaaatttataacgtattttttgtaattggCATTTTGGAATTCGAGGAATTTATAAAGCTAGCCCTGGTTCTGTACGAGAAGAAATTTCACACCTTAAATGAGAATAGCAGATTGTGCATTTCATTTTCGGACAAGATTTTTGCACACTGCTATGACTTAATTGAAGACGATTTGAGGGATTTTTTCACTCCACTGTTAAGTGATCATGATGAGAAAGAGGAGGGGAGTGCTcaccaaaatgataaaattggTCTCCTGGACGAGGCAACGCTGCTTCAGAAAATATTACTCGATCCCCTTTTAATTGAATttaatgttataattttaacaaatgttCACAGGAGGTTAGTAAAGACCGATTTGATACTGGCACTACTGAAGAAGATACTTTTGAAGAGAAGCGATTTggtcatttttatattttctaactGTCTGGTCGGAAGCGTACTTACCTTTTTTAGTTCCCATCAGGGTGTACCAATTTTCCCACATGGTGAGTCCTCGTCCGTgggtgaagaggaggaacacGACCGAGTTAGCCATAAAAGGGATGTTAGCaatgcgaaaaaatggaaagcgaAAATAGAACAGCGGGAAAGCGAAGATGAGGTAAGAGCGGAAGTGCGTGGTGAGAAGTCGCTTGGTCATTTTCAtagggaaaaacaaactaGCGTTGCAATGAGGGAGAAGCATTTCGTAGCAAAGATTtacaaaggggaaggcatAAAAGGGGATGGAAAGGACACGGAAGAATATGTCTCTCTAAAGGGGGTGGCACATGGAAGCGAGTCGAAAGGTTTGCCCACGCAGAATGAACGTAGCGcggataattttttgaaagagAAGGAAGACGCCCTTCCAGAGTACCACatttataagaataaacACGAACGCAGGAATTATGGAAGAGGTGAtatagggggaaaaaagcatttctccattagaaataaaaaaatgaaggattTAATAAGTAGGAAGAAGTATTACGTGAGGAGTAGGAGCAACACTCTATCCAGTGATGAAGgggataaagaaaaaggcataCCCCGAGGTGATAGTAAAAATTTGGATGTTTCCCCCGCGGATgtagaaaaaggaagaaatgtGCGCAATTCGCTATTCGAACATTCGGCGAAACACTGCATGATGTATGAGCAGGAGGACGCAGATTTTTTGAACTCGTCCGGCATAAATCTACCTCATAATGGAAAAGACCAAATTGGTAACAAGTTGGAAGAGTGGAAAAAGTTCGCAGAAGGGATAGGAAAAGTCAACAAAGAAATTAACGTATTCGTTTTTCACATTTCTAATGAGAGCACTTATGGTGAAAGGGCAAGAAGTAAAGCGGGCGAACCGGTGAGCGGAGATATTTactatttgaaaaaaagatgCGCAAATTATTTACACACGTGTATCGTTTTAGCTAGTAACCtatttagaaataaaaaaaggagcagagaaaatgttcttctctttttaaataacgAATACGAAATAGATGTGGTTAAGAGGGggttgcaaaatggaggcaTCGAAAATGGTCACATCATAATTGTGAACGATGTGCATGAAGAGGACCCCGATTGGGGGGAGTTACGGgacaaaattattatccTAAAGGAtgcagaatttttttataaaaaggtaaaaaatgtgaaatatgTTATAGACCCATGCTTCGTGAAGGATGAAATATATGATTACGACTTGAACGTGACGAACAAGTACACCATCATGTGCAGTAGGAGCAAATGTGAAGAGCGGCGACTCGTTTGCAGTGACACCATTTGTTATCGATTGATAACCGAGGATGATTATATGAATTTGCTAAACGAAGGATGCGTGccagaaatattaaaaagggacattttttacaacatattttttttaaaaacgttaGGAATGAAGAATGTCTGTTCATTCGATTTTGTCACTGCCCCAATGGTGATCGCTCTGAAGAGATGCTTCGAGAtgctttacattttaaaacttATGGACATGGATGGCAATGTAACGGATAAGAAGTTAAGCCTATTAATTTGTCATTTGCCCCTAAAATTTAAGTATAGCGTATTTCTGCTGAACAGTATAAAGTACAGGTGTGTGTACGAAGTGGTAGTTATTGTAAGCATGTTAATTAACGAACCcatctttttatataaccataaaaatgtagagagAGTGAAGGCTATGCGATTACCGCTAATGGCTGAAGAAAGCGACCTTTTGAGTTACTacaatatatttcaaaattttgagaAAGCAAAGGATAGGAAAAGTTTTTGCTATGAAAACTTTTTAGCATACAAATCGGTTAAAAAGGCcactaaatttttttatagattaaaaagaatattgCATAATTTCGGCATAGAGATGGAGAAGTCAAATAATGTGGAATGCATACTGAAGGCAAAAATATGTTCCTTCTTTTATAACGTTTCGAAAGTGGTAAGTGATAATTCGTATAAGCTCTTAAATGGGAGAGGTGCAAATGAGTTATTTTACCTCGATCAGCTGTCTGTGTTGAACGAATCGGAACAACAAAGGAGGAAGTTTATCGTGTACACCGATGCTTATTCGAATAATGAGTCCAAAATTTTTGTGAGACACGCATCTGTTATTGATCCCTTATGGCTGGTCACTGAATGTCCATCGTACTTTTCCAATCGGCATTGTGCGAAGCTCGAGGGGATGGAAGTCTGA
- a CDS encoding cytochrome c oxidase assembly protein, putative (encoded by transcript PVX_118645A) — translation MSVIKRILSRLSMNRTNKGKNNFLVLEKKEKLETPYLYLSLSACMLGLSFAFVPLYQLFCQSTGYGGTIQNKIDIRKVLEKKKANNKNRLIEVNFTSQSNMPWVFEPEQKSIIVKPGETVLAFYKAKNLLDKPIIGIALYHVLPDEAGLYFNKIQCFCFEEQMLNANEEIDLPVLFFIDPDILNDSRLKNLEKITLSYIFFESDSEIPEEYQHLSRAIAPKKKPEIQVI, via the coding sequence atgagcGTCATAAAAAGGATCTTGAGCAGGCTGAGCATGAACAGAACGAacaaggggaagaacaatTTCCTCgtgttagaaaaaaaagaaaagttgGAAACCCCATACTTATATTTGTCCCTATCCGCCTGCATGCTTGGACTATCCTTTGCCTTCGTGCCACTGTACCAACTGTTTTGCCAATCAACGGGATACGGTGGAAccatacaaaataaaatcgaCATCAGGAAAGtgttggagaaaaaaaaggcaaataatAAGAACAGATTAATTGAAGTGAACTTTACGAGTCAGTCTAATATGCCATGGGTGTTCGAGCCAGAACAGAAAAGTATAATTGTAAAACCTGGGGAAACGGTGTTAGCATTTTATAAGGCCAAAAATTTGCTTGACAAGCCAATTATAGGAATAGCTCTCTACCATGTGCTTCCTGACGAGGCAGGTTTATACTTCAATAAAATTCAGTGTTTTTGTTTTGAAGAGCAGATGCTAAATGCGAATGAAGAAATTGATTTGccagttttgtttttcatcgATCCagacattttaaatgattctcgattaaaaaatttggagaaaattaCCCTgtcgtatattttttttgagtctGACTCGGAAATCCCCGAGGAATATCAGCACCTTTCAAGGGCAATCGCGCCGAAGAAGAAACCCGAAATTCAAGTCATTTGA